A portion of the Lolium rigidum isolate FL_2022 chromosome 1, APGP_CSIRO_Lrig_0.1, whole genome shotgun sequence genome contains these proteins:
- the LOC124684262 gene encoding acetylajmalan esterase-like, with amino-acid sequence MASSAAFFLLVVAALLLHFHCCHGQGSAGNGGTVAAIYSLGDSITDTGNLIKEAPPGAFETIKHLPYGVTLGYATGRCSDGLLMIDFLAQDMGLPFLNPYLAKNRSFDHGANFAVAGATAMDPADQFNGSSSSMPFTVNSLKLQLRWFKNFMKSSFATDQEIRKRLQSSLVMVGEIGGNDYNFAFFGNKSMGEVEKLVPGVVKTIIDAAKEVLDMGASRVIIPGNFPIGCIPGYLTSMASSEPSAYDSMGCLKELNLFAAKHNTKLQRAIADLRTSYPDASIAYADYFNSFFSLLKGASDLGFDANSTHKACCGAGGKYNYDEMKMCGVEGTTACADPSVYVSWDGIHMTQAAYKAMSRLIYHGKYLQPQILNFPEGNGQT; translated from the exons ATGGCttcctccgcagccttcttcctcctcgttgtTGCTGCTTTACTGCTGCACTTCCATTGCTGTCACGGGCAAGGTAGCGCTGGCAATGGCGGCACCGTGGCCGCGATCTACAGCCTGGGCGACTCCATCACGGACACGGGGAACCTGATCAAGGAGGCGCCGCCCGGCGCGTTCGAGACCATCAAGCACCTCCCCTATGGCGTTACCCTAGGCTACGCCACCGGCCGGTGCTCCGACGGCCTCCTCATGATCGACTTCCTCG CTCAGGACATGGGCCTCCCGTTCCTGAACCCGTACCTGGCCAAGAACAGGAGCTTCGACCACGGGGCGAACTTCGCGGTCGCCGGAGCCACCGCCATGGACCCCGCCGACCAGTTCAACGGCAGCTCCTCATCGATGCCTTTCACCGTCAACTCCCTCAAGCTGCAGCTCCGGTGGTTCAAGAACTTCATGAAGTCCAGCTTCGCCACCGATCAAG AAATACGCAAAAGGCTCCAATCTTCTCTGGTCATGGTCGGGGAGATCGGGGGAAACGACTACAACTTCGCATTCTTCGGCAACAAGTCTATGGGAGAGGTGGAGAAACTGGTCCCAGGTGtcgtgaagaccatcatcgatgcCGCCAAG GAAGTGCTTGACATGGGCGCAAGCAGGGTCATCATCCCGGGCAACTTCCCCATTGGCTGCATCCCGGGGTACCTGACTTCGATGGCATCGTCAGAGCCGTCCGCCTACGACTCCATGGGCTGCCTGAAGGAGCTCAATCTCTTCGCCGccaagcacaacaccaagctccaGCGGGCCATCGCCGACCTCCGCACGTCATACCCGGACGCGTCCATagcctacgccgactacttcaactCCTTCTTCAGCCTCCTCAAAGGCGCCTCAGACCTCG GTTTCGACGCGAATAGCACGCACAAGGCGTGCTGCGGCGCCGGCGGCAAGTACAACTACGACGAGATGAAGATGTGCGGCGTGGAGGGGACGACGGCGTGCGCAGACCCGTCGGTGTACGTGAGCTGGGACGGTATACACATGACGCAGGCGGCGTACAAGGCCATGTCCAGGCTGATCTACCACGGGAAGTACCTGCAGCCGCAGATACTGAATTTCCCAGAGGGGAATGGGCAGACATGA
- the LOC124684263 gene encoding G-type lectin S-receptor-like serine/threonine-protein kinase At2g19130 isoform X2, protein MAVPTFTPAWVANRDKPIKNTTSVELTISQDGNLVIQNESTKSIIWSTQANITTNSTTAILLSSGNLILTNSSNQSEVLWQSFDHPTDTFFPGAKLGWDKVTGLNRSFVSWKNLIDPAAGGYRYELDPSGIDQLLLVALNSSTSYWSTGPWSGKYFSSIPEMAARHSISAKFVKNDRERYLTYNIVDAYMDPNMLTRHAIDVSGQIKTFTWMKGSQDWVMINAQPKAQCDVYAVCGPFTICNDNDVPHCICMEGFSITSPKNWELEDRADGCSRKTQLDCIRNISTTHTTDKFYHEPCVRLPQNAQKVEAAGSSNECEQICLNDCSCTAYSFGDSGCSVWHNELLNIGRLECSDTTNSNGETLCLRLSAKDVQSLKYNRRGISIGVATATVICALGLFALVLLLMIWTNKKNSSGHIVNGYTGCNGIIAFRYNELQRATKKFTDKLGAGSFGSVFKGFINDSNTIAVKRLDGAYQGEKQFRAEVSSIGAIQHINLVKLVGFCCEDDKRLLVYEYMSNHSLDVHLFRSNSTVLSWAARYQIALGVARGLAYLHESCRDCIIHCDIKPENILLDASFLPKIADFGMAKLLARDFSRVLTTMRGTAGYLAPEWITGVAITPKVDVYSYGMVLLEIISGRRNTCAPLSSNVDVYFPVQAAHKLLEGDIRSLVDHKLQGDVNLDEAELACKVACWCIQDDELDRPTMGEVVQILEGLIETTMPPIPRLLQTMFESCS, encoded by the exons ATGGCAG TCCCCACATTTACTCCAGCATGGGTTGCAAATAGGGATAAACCGATCAAGAACACCACCTCAGTGGAGCTCACAATCTCCCAGGATGGGAACCTTGTCATCCAAAACGAGTCCACCAAGTCCATAATCTGGTCTACACAAGCAAACATCACAACAAATAGCACCACCGCTATCCTCTTGAGTAGTGGAAATCTTATCCTCACAAACTCATCAAACCAATCAGAAGTTCTATGGCAGAGCTTTGATCACCCCACAGATACATTTTTCCCTGGGGCGAAGCTTGGATGGGACAAGGTCACCGGCCTGAATCGTAGTTTTGTTTCCTGGAAAAACTTGATCGACCCAGCTGCCGGTGGGTACCGCTATGAGTTAGACCCCAGTGGTATCGACCAGTTATTGCTTGTAGCATTAAACTCATCCACATCATACTGGTCCACCGGTCCATGGAGCGGAAAATACTTTTCCTCAATTCCAGAGATGGCAGCTCGCCACTCTATTAGTGCAAAATTTGTCAAGAATGACAGAGAGAGGTACTTGACATATAATATAGTAGATGCATATATGGATCCCAATATGCTTACTCGTCATGCAATTGACGTATCAGGTCAAATAAAGACATTCACATGGATGAAGGGCTCACAGGACTGGGTAATGATCAATGCCCAACCCAAAGCCCAATGCGATGTCTATGCAGTTTGTGGACCTTTCACAATTTGCaatgataatgatgttccacaTTGCATTTGTATGGAGGGCTTCAGCATAACATCCCCCAAGAACTGGGAGCTAGAAGATCGAGCGGATGGGTGCTCAAGAAAAACTCAACTAGACTGCATAAGGAACATAAGCACAACACACACCACAGACAAGTTCTACCATGAGCCATGTGTTAGGTTACCCCAGAATGCCCAAAaagtggaagcagctggaagctcGAATGAGTGCGAACAAATTTGCCTGAATGACTGCTCTTGCACTGCATACTCCTTTGGCGATAGTGGATGTTCTGTCTGGCATAATGAATTGCTCAACATAGGACGACTAGAATGCAGTGACACAACCAATTCAAATGGAGAAACTCTTTGCCTTCGTCTTTCTGCCAAAGATGTACAAAGTTTGAAATATAACAGAAGAGGGATTTCTATTGGAGTTGCAACTGCTACAGTCATTTGTGCTCTAGGCTTATTTGCACTCGTCCTATTACTGATGATTTGGACAAACAAAAAGAATAGCTCTGGTCACATTGTGAACGGTTACACAGGTTGTAATGGAATCATTGCATTTAGATACAATGAACTACAACGAGCAACGAAAAAATTTACAGATAAGTTGGGGGCAGGTAGCTTTGGTTCTGTATTCAAGGGGTTTATAAATGACTCAAATACCATAGCAGTTAAGAGGCTTGATGGTGCTTATCAAGGAGAGAAACAATTCAGAGCTGAAGTGAGCTCAATTGGAGCTATCCAACACATCAATTTGGTTAAGCTTGTTGGTTTCTGTTGTGAGGATGATAAGAGGCTGCTTGTTTATGAATACATGTCAAACCACTCTCTTGACGTCCATCTATTTCGAAGCAATTCCACAGTGTTAAGTTGGGCTGCTAGGTACCAGATAGCCCTTGGAGTTGCAAGAGGGTTAGCCTACTTGCATGAAAGCTGTCGAGACTGCATCATACACTGTGATATCAAGCCAGAAAACATACTTCTTGATGCTTCATTCCTTCCAAAAATTGCAGACTTTGGGATGGCAAAGCTATTAGCAAGGGATTTTAGCCGAGTATTGACAACAATGAGAGGGACTGCAGGGTACCTTGCACCTGAATGGATTACTGGTGTTGCTATTACACCGAAAGTTGATGTTTATAGCTACGGGATGGTGCTGCTGGAAATAATATCTGGAAGGAGGAACACATGCGCACCGTTGTCAAGCAATGTCGATGTTTATTTCCCTGTGCAAGCTGCACATAAGCTTCTTGAAGGAGACATCAGGAGTTTGGTAGATCACAAGTTACAAGGTGATGTCAATCTGGATGAGGCTGAACTGGCTTGCAAAGTTGCATGTTGGTGTATCCAAGACGATGAGCTTGATCGACCAACAATGGGAGAGGTAGTTCAGATTCTTGAAGGGCTAATTGAGACCACGATGCCCCCGATACCGAGACTACTCCAAACTATGTTTGAAAGTTGCTCCTAA
- the LOC124684263 gene encoding G-type lectin S-receptor-like serine/threonine-protein kinase At2g19130 isoform X1, protein MPRFLHLFTLLFYLRIPASSAATDTIQAGQALAVHDKLVSSNGRYALGFFKPNSSKSSQDTTNWYLGIWFNTVPTFTPAWVANRDKPIKNTTSVELTISQDGNLVIQNESTKSIIWSTQANITTNSTTAILLSSGNLILTNSSNQSEVLWQSFDHPTDTFFPGAKLGWDKVTGLNRSFVSWKNLIDPAAGGYRYELDPSGIDQLLLVALNSSTSYWSTGPWSGKYFSSIPEMAARHSISAKFVKNDRERYLTYNIVDAYMDPNMLTRHAIDVSGQIKTFTWMKGSQDWVMINAQPKAQCDVYAVCGPFTICNDNDVPHCICMEGFSITSPKNWELEDRADGCSRKTQLDCIRNISTTHTTDKFYHEPCVRLPQNAQKVEAAGSSNECEQICLNDCSCTAYSFGDSGCSVWHNELLNIGRLECSDTTNSNGETLCLRLSAKDVQSLKYNRRGISIGVATATVICALGLFALVLLLMIWTNKKNSSGHIVNGYTGCNGIIAFRYNELQRATKKFTDKLGAGSFGSVFKGFINDSNTIAVKRLDGAYQGEKQFRAEVSSIGAIQHINLVKLVGFCCEDDKRLLVYEYMSNHSLDVHLFRSNSTVLSWAARYQIALGVARGLAYLHESCRDCIIHCDIKPENILLDASFLPKIADFGMAKLLARDFSRVLTTMRGTAGYLAPEWITGVAITPKVDVYSYGMVLLEIISGRRNTCAPLSSNVDVYFPVQAAHKLLEGDIRSLVDHKLQGDVNLDEAELACKVACWCIQDDELDRPTMGEVVQILEGLIETTMPPIPRLLQTMFESCS, encoded by the coding sequence ATGCCTCGCTTCCTCCATTTATTCACCTTGCTCTTCTACCTACGCATCCCAGCAAGTTCTGCCGCGACAGACACCATCCAGGCCGGACAAGCACTTGCTGTCCACGACAAGCTCGTCTCCAGCAATGGCAGGTACGCGCTTGGCTTCTTCAAACCAAACAGCAGCAAATCATCTCAGGACACTACCAACTGGTACCTTGGCATATGGTTCAATACAGTCCCCACATTTACTCCAGCATGGGTTGCAAATAGGGATAAACCGATCAAGAACACCACCTCAGTGGAGCTCACAATCTCCCAGGATGGGAACCTTGTCATCCAAAACGAGTCCACCAAGTCCATAATCTGGTCTACACAAGCAAACATCACAACAAATAGCACCACCGCTATCCTCTTGAGTAGTGGAAATCTTATCCTCACAAACTCATCAAACCAATCAGAAGTTCTATGGCAGAGCTTTGATCACCCCACAGATACATTTTTCCCTGGGGCGAAGCTTGGATGGGACAAGGTCACCGGCCTGAATCGTAGTTTTGTTTCCTGGAAAAACTTGATCGACCCAGCTGCCGGTGGGTACCGCTATGAGTTAGACCCCAGTGGTATCGACCAGTTATTGCTTGTAGCATTAAACTCATCCACATCATACTGGTCCACCGGTCCATGGAGCGGAAAATACTTTTCCTCAATTCCAGAGATGGCAGCTCGCCACTCTATTAGTGCAAAATTTGTCAAGAATGACAGAGAGAGGTACTTGACATATAATATAGTAGATGCATATATGGATCCCAATATGCTTACTCGTCATGCAATTGACGTATCAGGTCAAATAAAGACATTCACATGGATGAAGGGCTCACAGGACTGGGTAATGATCAATGCCCAACCCAAAGCCCAATGCGATGTCTATGCAGTTTGTGGACCTTTCACAATTTGCaatgataatgatgttccacaTTGCATTTGTATGGAGGGCTTCAGCATAACATCCCCCAAGAACTGGGAGCTAGAAGATCGAGCGGATGGGTGCTCAAGAAAAACTCAACTAGACTGCATAAGGAACATAAGCACAACACACACCACAGACAAGTTCTACCATGAGCCATGTGTTAGGTTACCCCAGAATGCCCAAAaagtggaagcagctggaagctcGAATGAGTGCGAACAAATTTGCCTGAATGACTGCTCTTGCACTGCATACTCCTTTGGCGATAGTGGATGTTCTGTCTGGCATAATGAATTGCTCAACATAGGACGACTAGAATGCAGTGACACAACCAATTCAAATGGAGAAACTCTTTGCCTTCGTCTTTCTGCCAAAGATGTACAAAGTTTGAAATATAACAGAAGAGGGATTTCTATTGGAGTTGCAACTGCTACAGTCATTTGTGCTCTAGGCTTATTTGCACTCGTCCTATTACTGATGATTTGGACAAACAAAAAGAATAGCTCTGGTCACATTGTGAACGGTTACACAGGTTGTAATGGAATCATTGCATTTAGATACAATGAACTACAACGAGCAACGAAAAAATTTACAGATAAGTTGGGGGCAGGTAGCTTTGGTTCTGTATTCAAGGGGTTTATAAATGACTCAAATACCATAGCAGTTAAGAGGCTTGATGGTGCTTATCAAGGAGAGAAACAATTCAGAGCTGAAGTGAGCTCAATTGGAGCTATCCAACACATCAATTTGGTTAAGCTTGTTGGTTTCTGTTGTGAGGATGATAAGAGGCTGCTTGTTTATGAATACATGTCAAACCACTCTCTTGACGTCCATCTATTTCGAAGCAATTCCACAGTGTTAAGTTGGGCTGCTAGGTACCAGATAGCCCTTGGAGTTGCAAGAGGGTTAGCCTACTTGCATGAAAGCTGTCGAGACTGCATCATACACTGTGATATCAAGCCAGAAAACATACTTCTTGATGCTTCATTCCTTCCAAAAATTGCAGACTTTGGGATGGCAAAGCTATTAGCAAGGGATTTTAGCCGAGTATTGACAACAATGAGAGGGACTGCAGGGTACCTTGCACCTGAATGGATTACTGGTGTTGCTATTACACCGAAAGTTGATGTTTATAGCTACGGGATGGTGCTGCTGGAAATAATATCTGGAAGGAGGAACACATGCGCACCGTTGTCAAGCAATGTCGATGTTTATTTCCCTGTGCAAGCTGCACATAAGCTTCTTGAAGGAGACATCAGGAGTTTGGTAGATCACAAGTTACAAGGTGATGTCAATCTGGATGAGGCTGAACTGGCTTGCAAAGTTGCATGTTGGTGTATCCAAGACGATGAGCTTGATCGACCAACAATGGGAGAGGTAGTTCAGATTCTTGAAGGGCTAATTGAGACCACGATGCCCCCGATACCGAGACTACTCCAAACTATGTTTGAAAGTTGCTCCTAA